The proteins below are encoded in one region of Oncorhynchus nerka isolate Pitt River linkage group LG15, Oner_Uvic_2.0, whole genome shotgun sequence:
- the LOC115143368 gene encoding ubiquitin carboxyl-terminal hydrolase CYLD-like translates to MCVELRSNCSSNTWKNGWLLVTQRLYCLSAGILHFRRGMDSKREGKDKFFIVTRGKARKGFARGCIGRVEAEMQKGELMGLLYGGGSSGGIPKSGGMVKMEDTYPLTCHQAQLLLFVSPSSKRLELLCNPQLFLAICVLSQDDLVVVKHKKGHQPGLVKNLMLIGKKENQGDLLMLGFEVEFVQDSNQTVSSKKPAPLPLFSAADIVQVVPAYSVGLGPSWKDSHSEGLNRKAGSRINSMPNMGSCGRQVRDINHVDQSVTPPESLSHHTFDVGSLVEVTSNTGITVYGVIQWMGVLSENKTDWAGIELDYEVNNCSDGTYGGQRYFTCKGGRALFLPLTKCSPDGRFLCLCSGKETFKATNILPVTPLEETDENVPPIPESEALSLLVGKMKGIQGHYNSCYLDATLFSLFSSSMTLDSVCHKPADTEQSISRSLRRDIVNCLRRQGFVPAESVMNFRKQLGCDTFVTEEKDPEEFITILIQRVLCIEPLLKLRSNNNTSQDAYTFQIILDKEQVTQTPTVQQLLDTSFLSCGLKFEEIPSCLMVQMPRFGKKYKMFPHIIPSTELDITDLLYNSPRECFLCGRLAEYECPQCLQDRKLQPGRVKQYCTTCKTQVHTHPSRKGHCPRALAVPAEVPADAPLPRHMMQLFAVLCIHTSHYVSFVKYGPGPRSWLFFDSMADRCGDDHSGYNIPEIRACPEVGDFLSQSEEELVWADPSQAGEPVRRLLCDSYMCLYQSASMALYR, encoded by the exons ATGTGTGTAGAACTTCGGAGTAACTGCTCTTCAAATACTTGGAAAAACG GGTGGCTTCTAGTCACACAACGTCTGTATTGCTTGTCAGCAGGAATATTGCACTTTAGAAGAGGGATGGATTCAAAAAGAGAAGGGAAGGACAAGTTCTTCATAGTGACACGGGGGAAGGCGAGAAAAGGTTTTGCAAGAGGATGTATCGGCCGTGTGGAGGCAGAGATGCAGAAGGGAGAGCTGATGGGACTGTTGTACGGAGGTGGCAGCAGTGGGGGTATCCCTAAGAGTGGGGGCATGGTGAAGATGGAGGACACATACCCCCTCACCTGTCACCAGGCCCAGCTGCTGCTCTTCGTGTCCCCCTCCAGCAAACGCCTGGAGCTCCTGTGTAACCCCCAGCTTTTTTTGGCTATCTGTGTGCTGTCTCAGGATGACCTGGTGGTAGTTAAGCACAAGAAGGGTCACCAACCAGGGCTGGTTAAGAACCTAATGCTGATCGGTAAGAAGGAGAACCAAGGAGACCTGCTGATGCTGGGCTTTGAGGTTGAGTTTGTG CAAGACTCTAATCAAACAGTGTCATCTAAGAAGCCCGCCCCTCTTCCCCTGTTCAGTGCAGCAGACATTGTCCAGGTTGTCCCAGCGTACTCTGTAGGCCTTGGCCCTAGCTGGAAAGACAGTCATTCAGAGG GTCTTAACAGAAAAGCGGGGTCACGTATCAACTCCATGCCTAATATGGGATCTTGTGGACGACAAGTGAGAGATATAAACCACGTAGACCAGAGTGTCACCCCACCCGAAAGCCTGTCACACCACACTTTTGATGTGGGATCCCTGGTGGAGGTAACGTCCAACACTGGGATCACTGTATATGGGGTAATCCAGTGGATGGGAGTCCTTTCAGAAAATAAAACTGACTGGGCAGGAAttgagctg GATTATGAGGTGAATAATTGCTCAGATGGGACGTATGGAGGCCAGCGGTATTTCACTTGTAAAGGGGGCAGGGCCCTATTTTTGCCCCTAACAAAGTGCAGTCCAGATGGAAGGTTCCTATGTCTCTGCTCTGGAAAGGAGACCTTCAAAGCCACAAATATCCTCCCAG TTACTCCATTGGAGGAAACCGATGAGAATGTCCCTCCTATCCCTGAGTCGGAAGCCTTGTCTTTGCTCGTGGGCAAGATGAAGGGGATCCAGGGGCACTACAACTCCTGCTACCTCGATGCCACTCTCTTCAG TCTGTTCAGCTCATCCATGACCCTGGACAGTGTTTGCCACAAACCAGCTGACACAGAACAGAGCATATCTCGCTCTCTGAGGAGAGACATCGTTAACTGTTTGCGCCG ACAAGGTTTTGTGCCTGCTGAGAGCGTAATGAACTTCCGCAAACAACTCGGCTGTGACACCTTTGTAACAGAAGAGAAAG ACCCTGAAGAGTTCATCACAATCCTTATACAGCGGGTGCTGTGCATAGAGCCATTGCTTAAACTCAG ATCGAATAACAACACATCTCAGGATGCCTACACATTCCAGATTATTCTGGATAAGGAGCAGGTGACACAGACTCCCACGGTTCAGCAGCTGCTGGATACCTCCTTCCTGTCTTGTGGCCTCAAGTTTGAGGAG ATCCCATCCTGTCTCATGGTCCAGATGCCAAGGTTTGGGAAAAAGTACAAGATGTTCCCCCACATCATCCCTTCAACAGAGCTTGACATCACAGATCTTCTGTACAACT CCCCCCGAGAGTGCTTCCTCTGTGGGCGTTTGGCAGAGTATGAGTGCCCTCAGTGCCTACAGGACCGCAAGCTCCAGCCAGGAAGAGTCAAACAGTACTGCACTACTTGCAAGACACAG GTGCACACTCATCCGTCTCGGAAGGGCCACTGCCCTAGAGCCCTGGCAGTGCCAGCGGAGGTTCCGGCAGATGCCCCTTTACCCAGGCACATGATGCAGTTGTTCGCTGTGCTCTGCATCCACACCAGCCACTATGTGTCTTTTGTGAAGTATGGGCCTGGCCCTCGCTCCTGGCTCTTCTTCGACAGCATGGCGGACAGATGTG GTGATGACCACAGTGGCTACAACATTCCAGAGATCAGGGCTTGTCCTGAGGTGGGTGACTTCCTGTCTCAGTCAGAGGAGGAGCTAGTGTGGGCTGACCCCTCCCAGGCTGGAGAGCCTGTCCGCAGGCTGCTGTGTGACTCCTACATGTGTTTGTACCAGAGCGCATCCATGGCCCTCTACAGATAA